The DNA region ATATTGAAAGTACTATCGTAATTGTCCATAGGAATACCATATTTCACAATACCACTTTCCAAAAAATGAATGTATTGCTCAACTTCTCCCTTTTTCAAGAGTATATGTTTTTTAGGAAATTGGACTTTAACTATTTTAGTTTGAAACAATTTCCAATCTGCGTCTATAGAATAGCCAAATTCTTCGAGATACTTTTTAATTTTTTCCATTACATGCTATTAAAAAATGTGACTTTCTTGATAGCAATGTAAAACTAATTCTTGGAACCCCAATTTACAGGTTGATTATTGGGATAGATGTAGTAAACTTTCGTTTCGTCAATGTAGTTGCCCGCTTTATCTATAAGCATTTTCTTATGATCCTTTACGACACGCGCTTTTCCATCTTTAAATGGTTGCACAAAATCGTAGTCCATAGGGATAACAAGTGTACCAATGCTATCAACGAATCCCCATTTGCCACCATTCACATTTTGAAATTGTACTACCGCACCTTTGTTTACTGCGGCCCTTCCATCAGAAAAATTTTCCGCCATGGTATATTGCGGTGTGACAATAATTTTGCCCGTAGAATCTTGAAAACCATACAAATGTGAAGCGGAATCTTGAAAAGGAACCAATTGAGCTTTCCCAACAAAAGAAAGCAGTATGAATATCAGTATGTATCCCAATCTTCGCTTTCTCATATTAGGAAATGTTTGTTTTTAACTCTAACAGAAAACCTTTGAAGTTGTTGAGCGCATGGATAATTTGCAAATTAACATCAGCTGTTTTTTTGTTTGTTTTCAGATATTTCTTTGCACCATCAATTGTGTATTTTTTATTTCTAAGCAAATAATATATGACTTGCAGATTCTTAATATCTTCTGGTCGAAAAAGGCGATCACCCTTTCTGTTTTTTCTGGGTTTTAAAATGTCAAATTCATTTTCCCAAAATCGCAATAAGGAATTATTCACTCTAAACCATTTTGCGACTTCACTGATCGGATAATATTGTTTGGAAAAAAGTATATCATCTTCTGGCACTTCGATTAGATCAACCTCTGCGTCAATTTCC from Rhizosphaericola mali includes:
- a CDS encoding WG repeat-containing protein, translating into MRKRRLGYILIFILLSFVGKAQLVPFQDSASHLYGFQDSTGKIIVTPQYTMAENFSDGRAAVNKGAVVQFQNVNGGKWGFVDSIGTLVIPMDYDFVQPFKDGKARVVKDHKKMLIDKAGNYIDETKVYYIYPNNQPVNWGSKN